The following are from one region of the Staphylococcus argenteus genome:
- the mnmE gene encoding tRNA uridine-5-carboxymethylaminomethyl(34) synthesis GTPase MnmE: MDLDTITSISTPMGEGAIGIVRLSGPQAVEIADKLYKGKHLLKDVPSHTINYGHIIDPDTKEVVEEVMVSVLRAPKTFTREDIIEINCHGGILTINRVLELTMTHGARIAEPGEFTKRAFLNGRIDLSQAEAVMDFIRSKTDRASKVAMNQIEGRLSDLIKKQRQSILEILAQVEVNIDYPEYDDVEDATTEFLLEQSKEIKQEINRLLDTGAQGKIMREGLSTVIVGKPNVGKSSMLNNLIQDNKAIVTEVAGTTRDVLEEYVNVRGVPLRLVDTAGIRETEDIVEKIGVERSRKALSQADLILFVLNNNEALTQEDYTLYEVVKNEDVIVIVNKMDLEQNINIDEVKEMIGTTPLIQTSMLKQEGIDELEIQIRDLFFGGEVQNQDMTYVSNSRHISLLKQARQTIQDAIDAAESGVPMDMVQIDLTRTWEILGEIIGETASDELIDQLFSQFCLGK, translated from the coding sequence ATGGATTTAGATACAATTACAAGTATTTCAACACCAATGGGTGAAGGAGCGATAGGTATTGTTCGATTATCTGGGCCACAAGCTGTTGAAATAGCGGACAAGTTATATAAAGGAAAGCATCTATTAAAAGATGTACCTTCTCATACAATTAACTATGGTCATATTATTGATCCAGATACTAAAGAAGTAGTTGAAGAAGTTATGGTTTCTGTATTAAGAGCACCGAAAACATTTACTAGAGAAGATATCATTGAAATTAATTGTCATGGTGGTATTTTGACTATAAATAGAGTATTAGAACTTACTATGACACATGGTGCTAGGATAGCTGAACCTGGTGAATTTACGAAGCGTGCCTTTTTAAATGGTCGTATCGATTTATCTCAAGCCGAAGCAGTTATGGACTTTATACGTTCGAAAACAGATCGTGCTTCTAAGGTTGCAATGAATCAAATTGAAGGTCGACTTAGTGACTTAATCAAGAAACAACGTCAATCTATATTAGAAATACTCGCTCAAGTAGAAGTGAATATTGATTACCCAGAGTACGATGATGTCGAAGATGCGACAACAGAATTTCTTTTAGAGCAATCTAAAGAAATTAAACAAGAAATTAATCGCTTATTAGATACTGGTGCACAAGGAAAAATTATGCGAGAAGGTTTGTCTACAGTAATTGTTGGTAAGCCAAATGTAGGTAAATCTTCTATGTTAAATAACTTAATACAAGATAATAAAGCAATCGTTACAGAGGTGGCAGGTACGACTAGAGACGTCTTAGAAGAATACGTTAATGTTCGTGGCGTGCCGTTAAGATTAGTTGATACTGCTGGTATCCGAGAGACAGAAGACATTGTTGAAAAAATCGGTGTTGAACGTTCTAGAAAAGCGTTAAGTCAAGCGGACTTAATTTTATTTGTATTAAACAATAACGAGGCGTTAACGCAAGAAGATTACACATTATATGAAGTTGTAAAAAATGAAGATGTTATCGTAATTGTTAATAAAATGGATTTAGAACAAAACATAAACATTGATGAAGTTAAAGAGATGATAGGTACTACGCCTTTAATTCAAACATCAATGCTAAAGCAAGAAGGTATTGATGAATTAGAAATTCAAATTCGTGATTTGTTCTTTGGTGGAGAAGTACAAAATCAAGATATGACATATGTTTCTAATTCAAGACACATTTCATTATTGAAACAAGCAAGACAAACGATACAAGATGCGATTGATGCAGCAGAATCTGGTGTGCCTATGGATATGGTACAAATTGATTTAACTAGAACTTGGGAAATATTAGGAGAAATTATTGGTGAAACTGCAAGCGATGAACTTATCGACCAGTTATTCAGCCAATTCTGTTTAGGTAA